The Candidatus Hydrothermales bacterium genome has a segment encoding these proteins:
- a CDS encoding AsmA-like C-terminal region-containing protein yields the protein SYLTPERVREFTLKTLREALQREVSIEKIHPEISIYKVGIKAENIKIFEDGKKEFIKIKNLEFSLRVLPIIFRRTLEINKVYIREPSLSLYQKEVETKPKKEEKKEAEKMVIPILVELNEFVLERGKVEIIPTKGKSQVIYPLNLKVSSKTVTKSLLEVKGSGDVSLKDLEIISPIKFFFDLNIDLSNDKLEIKKYKLNIKEVDIRGEGKAIKIIEGKPEYKVHIECQNLPLSLIREISKIKEIDFNGTLKMSLDIEGSPEKIVPDIKGKLSGQSLFLKTPQRKIEFKTFAIDFKGKKGELKCDFESEKQRGKINFDFNIIYPNDFKGKVEINGDLLEFTGKSLNYSLSFDTKGNILGNFNVNGRFLASKNDLKFNISGEKKERLIYINGSISSDNLNLNEILPEEEKEERKDKKAKDETAPQIALPKDVKILFNGYIKNFIYKKENLRDLNVQIELDERGIKIRNLKGKAYGGEIEGDIEIEVGSINVSSRFKAKNIEFSELLKNHKFLPAEIVGKLNIETENKFDLEDILGTIYASNTIIALNGEIRKDPLLDKIFDILKIEELKRLKFRNINAKIKIEKGFINLPDFKIDATDFLIEPKGRASLKGELNLDLLIRFRGKGAEILRKYSAFSNYFIDKSGDFDLYFKISGTYKNPTVKFDTERFKEKLEEELKRKGKEKLKEEIKKGIDELRKRLRF from the coding sequence AGCTATCTTACTCCGGAGAGGGTTCGTGAGTTTACGTTGAAAACTCTTAGAGAGGCACTCCAGAGAGAAGTAAGTATTGAAAAAATTCATCCTGAAATCTCCATATATAAAGTAGGCATAAAAGCAGAAAATATTAAGATATTTGAAGATGGGAAAAAGGAATTTATTAAAATAAAAAACTTAGAGTTCTCACTAAGAGTTCTTCCAATCATTTTCAGAAGAACTCTTGAAATAAATAAGGTTTACATAAGAGAACCCTCCTTGTCTTTATATCAAAAAGAAGTGGAAACTAAGCCAAAAAAAGAAGAAAAGAAAGAAGCAGAAAAAATGGTGATTCCTATTCTGGTTGAACTTAATGAATTTGTATTAGAAAGAGGCAAGGTTGAGATTATACCTACAAAGGGAAAAAGTCAAGTTATTTATCCCTTAAATTTAAAAGTTTCCTCAAAAACAGTAACAAAGAGTCTTCTTGAAGTAAAAGGTAGTGGCGATGTCTCACTTAAAGATCTTGAAATAATTTCACCTATAAAATTTTTCTTTGACTTAAATATAGATCTTTCAAACGATAAGCTTGAGATAAAAAAGTATAAACTGAATATAAAAGAAGTAGATATAAGGGGTGAGGGAAAAGCAATAAAAATTATTGAGGGAAAACCAGAATATAAAGTCCATATTGAATGTCAAAATTTACCCCTTAGCTTAATAAGGGAAATATCAAAAATAAAAGAAATTGATTTTAACGGAACTTTAAAGATGTCTTTGGATATTGAAGGGTCTCCTGAAAAGATAGTTCCAGATATAAAAGGAAAATTAAGTGGCCAGTCTCTGTTCCTAAAAACGCCTCAAAGAAAGATAGAATTTAAAACATTTGCAATTGACTTCAAGGGTAAAAAGGGCGAGTTAAAATGTGATTTTGAATCTGAAAAACAAAGGGGGAAAATTAATTTTGATTTTAATATTATTTATCCCAACGATTTTAAGGGAAAAGTAGAAATAAACGGAGACTTATTAGAGTTCACCGGAAAAAGCCTAAATTACTCACTTAGTTTTGATACAAAAGGCAACATTTTAGGTAACTTTAACGTAAACGGGAGATTTTTAGCTAGCAAAAATGATTTAAAATTTAACATTAGTGGAGAAAAAAAGGAAAGATTAATTTATATAAATGGTAGCATAAGCTCAGATAATTTAAATTTAAATGAAATATTACCAGAGGAAGAAAAAGAAGAAAGAAAGGACAAAAAAGCTAAAGATGAAACAGCTCCTCAAATTGCCCTTCCTAAAGATGTTAAAATTCTCTTCAACGGTTACATCAAAAATTTTATATATAAAAAAGAAAACCTTAGAGATTTAAATGTCCAAATAGAATTAGATGAAAGGGGAATAAAGATAAGGAATTTAAAGGGAAAAGCCTATGGGGGTGAAATTGAAGGAGATATTGAAATAGAAGTTGGTAGTATAAATGTAAGTTCTCGTTTTAAGGCTAAAAATATTGAATTTTCTGAACTTTTAAAAAATCATAAATTTTTGCCAGCTGAAATAGTCGGTAAGTTAAATATTGAAACAGAAAATAAATTTGATTTGGAAGATATATTAGGAACCATATACGCTTCAAATACCATCATAGCTCTGAATGGCGAAATCAGAAAGGATCCTCTTCTTGATAAGATATTTGATATTTTAAAAATAGAAGAGTTAAAAAGATTAAAATTCAGAAATATAAACGCTAAAATAAAAATAGAAAAGGGATTTATAAATCTACCTGATTTTAAGATTGATGCTACAGATTTCTTAATTGAACCAAAGGGGAGAGCCTCTCTTAAAGGTGAACTAAATTTAGATCTTCTGATAAGATTTAGGGGAAAAGGAGCTGAAATCTTGAGGAAATACTCAGCTTTTTCAAATTATTTTATAGATAAATCGGGTGATTTTGATCTTTATTTTAAAATAAGCGGAACATACAAAAATCCTACAGTAAAGTTTGATACAGAAAGATTTAAGGAAAAGTTGGAGGAGGAATTAAAAAGAAAAGGCAAAGAAAAACTAAAAGAAGAAATTAAAAAGGGGATCGATGAGTTAAGAAAAAGACTTAGATTCTAA
- a CDS encoding radical SAM protein, giving the protein MIVREAFPSISFKEEGVVITGRDSSLFFFDSEGRLLYSFCDGKGIRVGLSGEIVVKSRRDSMKIIKRYGSLRYLRKIYKRVETVIKDEYFKTHKVFLEDFLKRGFSNFKRTIGDFKLVYGRVPIVPPDMYLSLYVQFTKGCSYNLCSFCNFYKGEKFRILEKDEFISHIEGVKKIFGKGILARRDIFLGDADALLLTEDRIFEYIEILKNNFPYKNLSKLSSFLDVWAGNRKSLSFWRELKRLGLFRVYIGLESGCKKLLDRLKKPFDPDDFFILTENLKESGISIGVIILLGIGGDLEEEHKVETEKLLKRVNFDRADILYLSPYYPFEGSFPSKVSRFEVEREIEFFSSIDFRVRPKVAVYDIREFVY; this is encoded by the coding sequence TTGATTGTTAGAGAAGCTTTTCCCTCAATAAGTTTTAAAGAAGAGGGAGTTGTTATAACAGGAAGGGATAGTTCCCTCTTTTTCTTTGATAGTGAAGGGAGGCTGCTTTATTCATTTTGCGATGGGAAGGGAATAAGAGTAGGCCTTTCAGGTGAGATAGTTGTAAAGTCTAGAAGAGACTCTATGAAAATTATTAAAAGATATGGATCGCTAAGATATTTAAGAAAAATTTATAAAAGGGTAGAAACTGTTATTAAGGATGAATATTTTAAAACGCACAAAGTATTTTTAGAGGATTTTTTAAAGAGGGGTTTTAGTAATTTTAAAAGAACGATAGGTGATTTTAAGCTGGTATATGGGAGGGTGCCCATAGTGCCTCCTGATATGTATCTTTCTCTTTATGTTCAATTTACAAAGGGATGTTCTTATAATCTTTGTAGTTTTTGCAATTTTTATAAGGGGGAAAAGTTTAGGATTTTAGAAAAAGATGAGTTTATTTCTCATATAGAAGGTGTTAAGAAAATTTTTGGTAAGGGGATATTAGCAAGAAGAGACATTTTTTTAGGTGATGCTGATGCCTTACTTTTAACCGAGGATAGGATCTTTGAGTATATAGAGATTCTAAAAAATAATTTTCCCTATAAGAATTTGAGTAAACTTTCTTCTTTTTTAGATGTGTGGGCTGGTAATAGAAAGTCTTTGTCATTTTGGAGGGAGTTAAAAAGGTTAGGTCTTTTTAGAGTTTATATAGGTCTTGAGTCAGGTTGTAAAAAGCTTTTAGATAGGCTTAAAAAGCCCTTTGATCCAGATGATTTTTTTATATTAACAGAGAATTTAAAAGAGTCTGGAATTTCTATTGGTGTAATTATTTTACTTGGGATAGGCGGTGATCTTGAAGAGGAGCATAAAGTTGAGACAGAGAAACTTCTAAAGAGAGTAAATTTTGATAGAGCAGATATTCTTTATCTTTCGCCCTATTATCCCTTTGAGGGTTCTTTCCCATCAAAAGTTTCAAGGTTTGAGGTTGAAAGGGAAATTGAGTTTTTCAGTTCTATTGATTTTAGGGTAAGGCCAAAGGTAGCGGTGTATGATATTAGAGAGTTTGTTTATTAG
- a CDS encoding NAD+ synthase — MIELEFKKEELPLVEKAICNSIRERVEKFNFNGAIINLSGGVDSSLVTKLTSLAIGNKKTYALILPEEGLTPEKDIEDAIKLCKDLNINYEIIPINSPLKAFEISLVNVEGDREWGITNLKPRVRMIYAYFYANAKKLLVVGTSNKTELLLGYGTKYGDLAADIYPIGDLYKTQVWQLAEYVNIPTDIVKKKPSAGLWKGQTDEEEIGYTYFQIDRVLFCLVELELSVRETAEFLNISEDAVNDLYERIVKNEHKRRTPTITKISRMCLDKDWRYPVERF, encoded by the coding sequence ATGATAGAGCTTGAATTTAAAAAAGAGGAATTGCCCCTTGTTGAAAAGGCGATATGTAATTCAATAAGGGAAAGGGTTGAAAAGTTTAATTTTAATGGGGCTATAATAAATCTTTCTGGTGGAGTTGATTCTTCTCTTGTTACAAAGCTAACTTCTTTGGCTATTGGTAACAAAAAAACTTATGCTTTAATTCTTCCAGAGGAAGGTTTGACTCCTGAGAAAGATATTGAGGATGCGATAAAGTTATGTAAAGATTTAAATATTAATTATGAGATTATACCGATAAATAGTCCGCTTAAGGCTTTTGAGATTTCTTTAGTTAACGTGGAGGGGGACAGGGAGTGGGGAATTACAAATTTAAAGCCAAGGGTGAGGATGATTTATGCCTATTTTTATGCTAATGCAAAAAAGCTACTTGTTGTGGGAACTTCAAATAAGACAGAGCTTTTGCTTGGTTATGGGACAAAGTATGGTGATTTAGCTGCAGATATTTATCCGATTGGTGATCTTTATAAAACTCAGGTCTGGCAACTTGCAGAGTACGTTAATATTCCCACTGACATAGTTAAAAAGAAACCATCAGCTGGTCTTTGGAAAGGACAAACAGATGAAGAGGAGATAGGCTATACATACTTTCAGATAGATAGAGTTTTATTTTGCCTTGTGGAGCTTGAACTTTCTGTTAGGGAAACTGCGGAGTTTTTAAACATAAGTGAGGATGCGGTAAATGATCTTTATGAAAGGATAGTTAAAAATGAGCATAAAAGAAGAACCCCCACAATAACAAAGATATCAAGGATGTGTCTTGATAAGGATTGGAGATACCCAGTAGAGAGGTTTTGA
- a CDS encoding nitrilase-related carbon-nitrogen hydrolase, with protein MKKLRVFLAQLSTKLGDVKGNEEKILEALEAAKREKVNLLVTPELSTLGYGSGDIYLDKVNENLESLERIKERVDDLYSIIGYVEKDNYGFFYNSACLINKKSIIGNYRKVQLVNYRLFDEKRYFKRGAKLPVFDIGDIKIGILICEDVWFPEPSRAMALRGADLIVVLGASPFERFKKEVWENFLIQRARDNILPFVFCNQAGCQDGVNYLGYSMYVSAAGKIVKTGKLLEEDYVVVEVDLEESRRLRRRDTRLRELRREILEELLRAYDEMEDDRA; from the coding sequence ATGAAAAAATTAAGGGTTTTTTTGGCACAGCTTTCAACTAAGCTGGGGGATGTAAAGGGGAACGAAGAAAAGATCTTAGAGGCCTTAGAGGCCGCAAAGAGAGAAAAAGTCAACTTGCTTGTAACACCGGAACTTTCAACTCTTGGCTATGGAAGTGGAGATATTTACCTTGACAAAGTTAATGAAAATTTAGAGTCTTTAGAAAGGATAAAAGAAAGAGTAGATGATCTCTACTCGATAATCGGTTATGTTGAGAAGGATAATTACGGATTTTTTTATAATTCAGCCTGTCTTATAAATAAAAAAAGTATTATCGGGAATTATAGAAAGGTTCAGCTTGTAAATTATAGGCTTTTTGATGAAAAGAGGTATTTTAAGAGGGGGGCAAAGCTTCCGGTTTTTGATATTGGAGATATTAAAATTGGTATTTTAATTTGTGAGGATGTTTGGTTTCCTGAGCCGTCAAGAGCTATGGCTTTAAGAGGAGCAGATTTAATTGTTGTGCTCGGGGCCTCACCTTTTGAAAGGTTTAAAAAAGAAGTTTGGGAAAACTTTCTTATCCAGAGGGCAAGAGATAATATTTTGCCCTTTGTTTTTTGTAATCAGGCGGGTTGTCAAGACGGAGTAAATTATCTTGGTTACTCGATGTATGTATCTGCGGCAGGCAAAATTGTAAAAACCGGAAAACTTCTTGAAGAGGACTACGTTGTGGTGGAGGTTGACCTTGAAGAAAGTAGAAGGCTAAGGAGAAGGGATACAAGGTTAAGAGAGTTAAGAAGAGAGATATTGGAAGAACTTCTTAGGGCCTATGATGAAATGGAAGATGATAGAGCTTGA
- a CDS encoding M20 family metallopeptidase, whose product MDRLKRILFDLISIPSESSNLVALEEIINYVEEIFKDKPIYIERVKVNGKPSIFLSFEKDYNPEILFAGHLDVVPADSEDQFKPIEKEGKLYARGAFDMKGSCASMITLFLELIENNIKKDVSFLFTTDEEVGSKDGVEFWVREKNLIPKFAIIPDGGFDFNIINEGKGVLHVKFKAKGRSAHGSTPWEGENAAEKLIDLYREYRAWVDSLKNEGDDPTWRVTLSLGVIKAGKSVNIVPSEGEMELDFRFPPPWKLKDFEENVVRFLLNKKGIEMEIKSTGETFYTPRDNPYLVKFAEAVRKVKNKVEFGRIHGATDGRFFAERGVPVVMIYGVGGGIHGSDEWVDLNSLYELKEIFLNFLLGL is encoded by the coding sequence GTGGATAGGTTAAAAAGAATTCTTTTCGATCTTATAAGCATTCCATCCGAAAGCTCTAATTTAGTAGCTCTTGAAGAAATTATAAATTACGTTGAAGAGATTTTTAAGGACAAACCTATTTATATTGAGAGAGTAAAAGTTAATGGTAAGCCCTCGATTTTTTTATCTTTTGAAAAAGATTATAATCCAGAGATTTTGTTTGCAGGTCATCTTGATGTAGTTCCAGCAGATAGTGAAGATCAGTTTAAACCTATCGAAAAGGAGGGCAAATTATACGCAAGAGGTGCCTTTGATATGAAAGGATCCTGTGCCTCAATGATTACCCTTTTTCTTGAATTAATTGAGAATAACATTAAAAAGGATGTTTCTTTTTTATTTACTACGGATGAAGAAGTAGGATCAAAAGATGGAGTTGAATTTTGGGTAAGGGAGAAAAATTTGATTCCTAAGTTTGCAATAATTCCGGATGGAGGTTTTGATTTTAATATAATTAATGAGGGAAAGGGCGTTTTACATGTTAAGTTCAAGGCAAAGGGAAGGTCAGCCCATGGTTCTACACCTTGGGAAGGTGAAAATGCAGCAGAAAAATTAATTGATCTATATAGAGAATATAGGGCTTGGGTTGATTCACTTAAGAATGAAGGGGATGATCCAACTTGGAGAGTAACTCTGTCACTTGGGGTAATAAAAGCTGGGAAGTCGGTAAACATAGTACCTTCTGAGGGAGAGATGGAACTTGATTTTAGATTTCCTCCCCCTTGGAAGTTAAAAGATTTTGAAGAAAACGTAGTGAGATTTTTGTTAAACAAAAAAGGTATAGAGATGGAAATAAAAAGTACTGGTGAGACTTTTTATACTCCAAGGGATAATCCTTATTTAGTTAAGTTTGCAGAAGCTGTAAGAAAAGTTAAAAATAAGGTGGAGTTTGGGAGGATACACGGAGCAACAGATGGCCGCTTTTTTGCAGAAAGAGGTGTTCCTGTAGTTATGATTTATGGGGTTGGTGGCGGAATTCACGGAAGTGACGAGTGGGTGGATTTAAATTCACTTTATGAGTTGAAAGAGATTTTTTTAAATTTTCTTTTAGGTTTATGA
- a CDS encoding polyphenol oxidase family protein encodes MMIKKRILNNLFIAFINEKPNFDYFSLEQVHGDDVYFVEDLKGKNEVRGDGLITKSGKVLCVKTADCIPLVVLTYNPYFYGIFHVGWRGLFGGIIKKGIQKFINSGFKPSDLFIYLGPSICSYCYEVGEEFTKFDRQFLFFRNGKYFYDLRGKCVYELLRLGIKNIDISEFCTYESDYFPSYRKKRGEKIYNCVMPLKFSN; translated from the coding sequence ATGATGATTAAAAAGAGGATATTAAACAATCTGTTTATAGCTTTTATTAATGAAAAGCCCAATTTTGATTATTTTTCTCTTGAGCAGGTACATGGAGATGATGTTTATTTTGTGGAGGATCTAAAGGGGAAAAATGAAGTGAGGGGGGATGGTCTTATTACGAAAAGTGGAAAGGTTTTGTGTGTAAAAACAGCTGACTGTATACCTCTTGTTGTTTTAACCTATAATCCCTATTTTTATGGGATTTTTCATGTTGGTTGGCGTGGACTATTTGGGGGAATTATAAAAAAGGGCATACAGAAATTTATAAATTCAGGATTTAAACCTTCGGATTTATTTATTTACCTTGGCCCTTCTATCTGCTCCTATTGTTATGAAGTTGGGGAAGAGTTTACTAAATTTGACAGACAGTTTCTCTTTTTTAGAAATGGTAAGTATTTCTATGATTTAAGAGGAAAGTGTGTTTATGAGCTTTTGAGGTTGGGTATAAAAAACATAGACATTTCAGAGTTTTGTACCTATGAGAGTGATTACTTTCCCTCTTATAGGAAAAAGAGGGGGGAAAAGATTTATAACTGTGTGATGCCCCTTAAGTTTTCTAATTGA
- a CDS encoding HD domain-containing protein, whose amino-acid sequence MIDRKEGIKILKEWVKNSNLRKHLYATAYCMEAYAEKLGKDKDKWFLTGLLHDLDYEKYPDEHPFKAIEFLKDKVDEDVIEAIRKHAFPELKRESELEKFLVAIDELTGFLIAVSLVMPQKSFKEIKLTTFKKKWKDKAFARGVDRKLVETFVSEANLVMEEHVDFMLKVLSDKEKDLYDD is encoded by the coding sequence ATGATAGATAGAAAAGAAGGGATAAAAATTTTAAAAGAGTGGGTAAAAAATTCAAATTTAAGGAAGCATCTTTATGCTACAGCCTATTGTATGGAGGCCTATGCAGAAAAACTCGGAAAAGATAAAGATAAGTGGTTTTTAACAGGTCTTCTTCATGATCTTGATTACGAAAAGTATCCGGATGAACATCCCTTTAAGGCTATAGAATTTTTAAAAGATAAAGTTGATGAAGACGTAATAGAAGCTATTAGAAAACATGCTTTTCCAGAGCTTAAAAGGGAAAGTGAACTTGAAAAGTTCCTCGTGGCAATTGACGAGCTCACAGGTTTTCTAATTGCTGTTTCACTTGTTATGCCCCAAAAAAGTTTTAAGGAGATAAAGTTAACTACTTTTAAGAAAAAGTGGAAGGATAAGGCTTTTGCAAGGGGTGTTGATAGAAAGCTTGTAGAAACTTTTGTAAGTGAGGCAAATCTTGTTATGGAAGAACATGTAGATTTTATGCTAAAGGTTTTATCTGATAAAGAAAAAGATCTCTATGATGATTAA
- a CDS encoding alkaline phosphatase family protein, with the protein MNPVCVIGIDGGTFKIIDPLCKSGALRALSKLISEGKKFELISTIPPLTPSAWSSFLTGKNPGKHGILDFYELDENFKYRLSSFKLRRQRKLWNILSEYNLKSIIYFVPFTYPPEKVNGIFVSGFLTPSINSDFTYPSEFKRELLEKFSNYRITENIRFSRKNSHRFFEDLVELTDIHGDVMEYLIKNKDFDLFLGVFMTVDHAQHWLWYDKGKVEFIYKRIDEKIERIISILPEGSLVVIMSDHGFQDLKGHFYVNSFLLREKFLKLKGGLKNSIKLLMYKSGLSPLRLSKIVYKLGLENLLRKDKESFGKTASKIGFSYSDIDFEKTYAFGFGYYGFIFINEKERFPFGIVRKNEREKIIEDIKSSLLDLSREYKINIKIFLREEIYSGENLHLMPDIVYSLDDFSYVSSWVAFPDFNFFGPSMTEKTGDHDTKGILIIWQKGRKLNIKSEGTASIVDILPTVLKFLNIEIPSDIDGKALI; encoded by the coding sequence ATGAATCCTGTTTGTGTAATTGGGATAGACGGTGGGACTTTTAAAATAATAGATCCCCTATGTAAAAGTGGGGCACTGAGGGCGCTCTCAAAGCTTATCAGTGAGGGGAAAAAATTTGAGCTTATATCTACGATTCCGCCTCTTACTCCTTCAGCTTGGAGTTCCTTTTTAACAGGTAAGAATCCTGGTAAGCACGGGATTTTGGATTTTTATGAACTTGATGAGAATTTTAAATATAGACTTTCCTCATTTAAGCTAAGAAGGCAGAGAAAACTCTGGAATATTCTTTCTGAGTATAATTTAAAATCCATTATTTATTTTGTTCCTTTTACTTATCCACCTGAAAAGGTAAATGGTATTTTCGTTTCTGGATTTTTGACACCTTCAATTAATTCCGATTTTACATATCCTTCTGAGTTTAAAAGAGAGCTTTTAGAGAAGTTTTCAAATTATAGGATAACTGAAAATATCAGGTTCTCAAGGAAAAATTCCCATAGATTTTTTGAGGATCTAGTTGAACTTACCGATATTCACGGAGATGTAATGGAATATTTAATAAAAAATAAAGATTTTGATTTATTTTTGGGAGTTTTTATGACTGTTGACCATGCCCAGCACTGGCTTTGGTATGACAAAGGGAAAGTTGAGTTTATCTATAAAAGAATTGATGAAAAAATTGAGAGAATCATTTCGATCTTACCTGAGGGTTCTCTTGTAGTTATTATGTCGGATCACGGTTTTCAGGATTTAAAGGGTCATTTCTACGTTAACTCATTTTTACTAAGAGAAAAATTTTTAAAACTTAAAGGTGGATTAAAAAATTCAATAAAGCTTTTAATGTATAAATCCGGTCTTTCGCCCCTAAGATTATCTAAGATTGTTTATAAGTTAGGTCTTGAAAATCTTTTAAGAAAAGATAAGGAGAGTTTTGGAAAAACAGCTTCAAAGATCGGTTTTTCTTACTCTGATATTGATTTTGAAAAAACGTACGCCTTTGGCTTTGGCTACTACGGATTTATTTTTATAAATGAAAAAGAGAGATTCCCCTTTGGAATAGTCCGCAAAAACGAAAGAGAAAAAATTATAGAAGATATAAAGTCTTCCCTTTTAGATTTATCAAGGGAATATAAAATTAACATCAAGATTTTTCTTAGGGAAGAAATTTATAGTGGTGAAAATTTGCATCTTATGCCAGATATAGTTTATTCCCTAGATGATTTTTCCTATGTTTCCTCCTGGGTCGCTTTTCCTGACTTTAACTTTTTTGGACCTTCTATGACCGAAAAAACAGGAGATCACGATACAAAGGGTATTCTTATTATTTGGCAAAAGGGTAGAAAATTAAATATAAAAAGTGAGGGGACTGCAAGTATAGTTGACATTTTGCCTACAGTACTAAAGTTTTTAAATATTGAAATTCCATCCGATATAGATGGGAAAGCGCTTATATGA
- a CDS encoding tetratricopeptide repeat protein: MKEEERLFNEAKRLYNEGKFWEALRLMKDLAEKRKNYADFQHFLGVIYYSLGMLDESINQFEKALEINPNYIEAHLNLSIALNDKGDYLKAKEHYEKAAKLEREGSRIPVSLRNNLANTYMRIGDSFFEIGEYERAKEEYEKAIEIAPFFLDIRTKHAKTLMHLGEIDKAIKSLEEVIFLNPKYEEAKVTLSICYYKKGEKEKAKKTLEEVLRENPSNTKAKTYLKMLENE; this comes from the coding sequence ATGAAAGAGGAAGAAAGACTCTTCAATGAGGCAAAAAGGCTTTACAACGAGGGTAAGTTTTGGGAGGCTCTTAGGTTAATGAAAGACCTTGCTGAAAAAAGAAAAAATTACGCCGATTTTCAACATTTTCTGGGCGTTATATATTACTCACTTGGCATGTTAGATGAATCAATAAATCAATTTGAAAAGGCATTAGAGATTAATCCAAATTACATTGAGGCTCACCTAAACCTTTCAATTGCTCTAAACGATAAGGGGGACTATTTAAAGGCAAAGGAACACTACGAAAAAGCTGCTAAACTTGAAAGGGAAGGCTCCAGAATCCCTGTTTCCTTAAGGAATAACCTGGCAAACACTTACATGAGAATTGGAGATAGCTTCTTTGAAATCGGGGAATATGAGAGAGCAAAAGAGGAGTATGAAAAGGCAATAGAAATAGCCCCTTTTTTTCTTGATATAAGAACAAAACACGCAAAAACACTGATGCATTTAGGTGAGATAGATAAGGCAATAAAATCGCTCGAAGAGGTAATTTTCTTAAATCCAAAATATGAGGAGGCAAAGGTTACACTTTCAATCTGTTACTATAAAAAGGGAGAAAAAGAAAAGGCAAAAAAAACTTTAGAAGAAGTTTTGAGAGAAAATCCATCAAATACAAAGGCAAAAACATACTTAAAAATGTTAGAAAATGAATAG